From Banduia mediterranea, the proteins below share one genomic window:
- a CDS encoding SDR family oxidoreductase has product MKYQSIYHPELFKGQTIIVTGGGSGIGRCTAHELASLGATVAIVGRKVEKLDRVKEEITAVGGRVSCHACDIREESLVRQMMADVIARHGGIDGLVNNAGGQYPSQLKDLSTKGWEAVIRNNLTGGFIVAREAYNQWMATHGGSIVNIIADIWGGMPTMAHTGAARAGMLNFTETAACEWAHSGVRVNAVAPGWIASSGFDTYDAPMQAELRRLKEKVPLGRYGNEAEVSAAIVFLLSPGAAFVTGSCVRVDGGVPNARHTWKPVPTDRSKPFDGFPLATLPECLQ; this is encoded by the coding sequence GTGAAATACCAATCCATCTACCATCCCGAGCTGTTCAAGGGCCAAACCATCATCGTCACCGGCGGTGGCAGCGGCATCGGCCGCTGCACGGCGCACGAGCTGGCCAGCCTGGGCGCCACCGTGGCCATCGTCGGCCGCAAGGTCGAAAAGCTGGACAGGGTGAAGGAAGAAATCACGGCGGTCGGCGGACGCGTGAGCTGCCATGCCTGCGACATCCGCGAAGAGTCGCTCGTCCGGCAGATGATGGCCGATGTCATCGCCCGCCATGGGGGCATCGACGGCCTGGTCAACAACGCCGGTGGGCAATACCCGTCGCAGCTCAAGGATCTCAGCACCAAGGGCTGGGAAGCGGTGATCCGCAACAATCTCACCGGCGGCTTCATTGTTGCGCGCGAGGCCTACAACCAGTGGATGGCGACACACGGCGGCAGCATCGTCAACATCATCGCCGACATCTGGGGCGGCATGCCGACGATGGCGCATACCGGCGCGGCCCGCGCCGGTATGCTCAACTTCACCGAAACGGCCGCCTGCGAGTGGGCCCATTCCGGCGTTCGCGTCAACGCGGTGGCGCCCGGCTGGATCGCCTCCAGCGGCTTCGATACCTATGATGCGCCCATGCAGGCCGAACTGCGGCGACTCAAGGAGAAGGTGCCACTCGGCCGCTACGGCAACGAGGCCGAGGTCTCCGCCGCGATCGTCTTTCTGCTGTCGCCGGGCGCGGCCTTCGTCACCGGCTCCTGCGTGCGCGTTGACGGCGGCGTGCCCAACGCGCGGCACACCTGGAAACCGGTGCCCACCGACCGCTCCAAACCATTCGACGGCTTCCCCTTGGCCACCTTGCCCGAGTGTCTGCAATGA
- a CDS encoding transglutaminase-like domain-containing protein translates to MSPDDDLKRFLVPSPHVNSDHPGIRAFAARVTDGLAGPRERAVALYQAVRDGFRYDPYAIEMSGRCLMASRVFESGAGFCIGKATLLSAACRAVGIPARQRFADVRNHLTSPRLREMMGTDQFVYHGYNEVWIDGRWRKCTPAFNKSLCDKAGIRVLDFDGIEDSVFHPIDLSGRQHMEYLHDRGSHVDVPVNDIFATWQQVYPGMADWTIAGTSGDFEQEARAPADADTRRAAT, encoded by the coding sequence ATGAGTCCTGACGACGACCTCAAGCGCTTTCTGGTTCCCAGCCCGCATGTGAACAGCGATCACCCGGGTATCCGCGCGTTCGCTGCGAGGGTCACCGACGGCCTTGCCGGACCGCGCGAGCGGGCCGTGGCACTGTACCAGGCCGTGCGCGACGGCTTCCGCTACGATCCCTACGCGATCGAAATGTCCGGACGCTGCCTGATGGCCAGCCGGGTATTCGAATCAGGGGCCGGCTTTTGCATCGGCAAGGCCACTTTGCTGTCTGCCGCCTGCCGCGCCGTGGGCATTCCTGCACGCCAGCGGTTTGCCGATGTCCGAAACCATCTGACCAGCCCACGCCTGCGCGAGATGATGGGCACTGACCAGTTTGTATACCACGGTTACAACGAGGTGTGGATAGACGGACGTTGGCGCAAGTGCACCCCGGCCTTCAACAAGAGCCTGTGCGACAAAGCCGGCATCCGGGTGCTCGACTTTGACGGCATCGAGGACTCGGTGTTTCACCCGATCGACCTCTCCGGCCGTCAGCACATGGAGTACCTGCACGACCGCGGCAGCCATGTCGACGTGCCAGTGAACGACATCTTCGCGACCTGGCAGCAGGTCTATCCGGGCATGGCGGACTGGACCATCGCAGGCACGAGCGGAGACTTCGAGCAAGAGGCGCGGGCTCCGGCGGATGCCGACACGCGCCGGGCCGCAACGTAA
- a CDS encoding PaaI family thioesterase, giving the protein MSLTETLADIRARADWAALAQALPFARTLGLRVDVRGESFTCVMPFNQKLIGNPALPALHGGAIGGYLECTGILHLLWSTQATAVPKTIDFSIDYLLSGRPQDTYAHVYTVKLGRRVSNLRIEAWQTTPDKPIAVAIMNVLMR; this is encoded by the coding sequence ATGAGCCTCACCGAGACCCTCGCCGACATCCGCGCGCGCGCCGACTGGGCCGCCTTGGCGCAGGCTCTGCCCTTTGCCCGCACGCTGGGCCTGCGCGTTGATGTGCGCGGCGAGTCCTTCACCTGCGTCATGCCGTTCAACCAAAAGCTCATCGGTAATCCGGCGTTGCCGGCTCTGCACGGGGGCGCCATCGGCGGCTATCTGGAGTGCACTGGCATCCTGCACCTGCTATGGAGCACCCAGGCCACGGCGGTTCCAAAGACCATCGACTTCAGCATCGACTATCTGCTCTCCGGCCGTCCGCAGGACACCTATGCCCATGTCTATACGGTCAAGCTGGGCCGGCGCGTGAGCAATCTGCGGATCGAGGCCTGGCAGACCACTCCGGACAAGCCGATCGCCGTGGCGATAATGAACGTGCTGATGCGCTGA